The following coding sequences lie in one Sedimentibacter sp. MB35-C1 genomic window:
- a CDS encoding DUF188 domain-containing protein, whose translation MRIIIDGDACPQRVKEICEEAAKEFGIELIIVVDIDHYIVSDYQVFVVEQGRESVDYKIVQIFKEDDILVTQDYGLSSLVLGKASAVIHTAGFFINKNNIDSLLQSRYISARIRKQGGKTKGPSKRTKEQDENFKKCLYKVLREKIGKNKHK comes from the coding sequence ATGCGAATCATTATAGATGGAGATGCATGTCCACAGCGTGTAAAGGAAATATGCGAAGAGGCAGCCAAGGAATTTGGAATTGAACTTATTATTGTCGTAGATATTGATCATTACATTGTAAGTGATTACCAGGTTTTTGTAGTAGAGCAGGGAAGAGAATCCGTGGATTATAAGATAGTTCAAATTTTTAAGGAGGATGATATTCTTGTTACTCAGGATTACGGGCTTTCAAGTCTTGTATTGGGGAAGGCGTCGGCAGTAATCCATACAGCAGGCTTTTTTATAAACAAGAATAATATAGACAGCTTGCTTCAATCCAGGTACATCAGCGCGAGAATAAGGAAGCAAGGCGGAAAAACAAAGGGACCGTCAAAAAGAACTAAAGAGCAGGATGAAAATTTCAAGAAATGTCTTTACAAAGTTCTCCGCGAGAAAATTGGAAAAAATAAACATAAATAA
- a CDS encoding IclR family transcriptional regulator, translating to MNILGKVLSVDKALLIIRLLAEKGREMKLTEISDELDINKSTLHGLISTLKYHGFVDQDGKTQKYRLGLYLIQLGDIASKSLNIIQITTPIIENVCNKLQETVHIGSLDNSEVVYVNKKESKQSMRIYTNIGARNPAYCTGLGKAMLAYLDDDTINKIIPEKLEKLTPNTITDKQELIKVLKTVKENGYAFDNEEIAIGLTCLAAPIFDYTGKAIYGISVSGPTVRMDEDKIQESIKIIKEAAEEISLKIGYID from the coding sequence ATGAACATACTTGGAAAAGTTCTATCTGTTGACAAGGCGTTACTGATTATAAGGCTGTTGGCAGAAAAGGGACGCGAAATGAAGCTGACAGAGATATCAGATGAGCTTGATATTAATAAAAGTACATTGCATGGTTTAATAAGCACTCTGAAATATCATGGGTTTGTTGACCAAGACGGGAAAACGCAAAAATACAGACTCGGATTATATCTAATTCAGTTGGGAGATATAGCATCAAAATCATTGAACATAATACAAATAACAACTCCAATAATTGAAAATGTATGCAATAAGTTACAAGAGACAGTGCATATAGGAAGTCTAGATAATTCAGAAGTTGTATATGTGAATAAGAAAGAATCAAAACAATCCATGAGAATTTATACTAATATTGGAGCAAGAAACCCTGCATATTGTACCGGCTTGGGAAAAGCAATGCTGGCATATTTAGATGATGATACAATAAATAAAATAATTCCTGAAAAGCTAGAAAAACTTACGCCAAATACCATTACTGATAAGCAGGAACTTATAAAAGTCTTAAAGACAGTTAAAGAAAATGGATACGCATTTGATAATGAAGAGATAGCTATAGGTCTTACATGTTTAGCTGCTCCCATATTTGATTATACTGGCAAAGCAATATATGGGATTAGTGTATCTGGGCCAACTGTAAGGATGGATGAAGATAAAATTCAAGAATCTATTAAAATAATAAAAGAAGCAGCTGAAGAAATATCTTTAAAAATTGGGTATATTGATTAA
- a CDS encoding TRAP transporter small permease — protein sequence MKSLKWLNNNLEETLMGISLWAIVLIMGLQVVMRYVFKQSISWSEEMSRYFFIWFTFLGISYAVHNNSHIRLDIIEQFVPALKKPLEYIGDLFFLLFCAYMIKPGITVIYFLKNSNQLSPAMQFPMLFVYAALWIGLLLTIVRLIQKYYLKIKGRQVMEKEAEQSW from the coding sequence TTGAAAAGTTTAAAATGGCTTAACAATAATTTGGAAGAGACATTAATGGGGATTTCATTGTGGGCAATCGTTTTAATTATGGGCTTACAAGTGGTTATGAGATATGTTTTTAAGCAATCAATTTCATGGTCTGAGGAGATGTCAAGATACTTTTTTATATGGTTTACATTTTTAGGAATTAGTTATGCAGTTCATAATAATTCGCATATTCGACTTGATATTATTGAACAGTTTGTTCCAGCACTAAAAAAACCTTTAGAATATATAGGCGATTTATTTTTCTTGTTATTTTGTGCTTATATGATAAAGCCAGGTATTACAGTAATTTATTTTTTAAAAAACAGTAATCAGCTCAGCCCGGCAATGCAATTTCCAATGCTTTTTGTGTATGCTGCATTATGGATAGGCTTATTGCTAACGATAGTTAGGTTAATTCAAAAATATTATTTAAAAATTAAAGGGCGGCAAGTAATGGAAAAGGAGGCTGAACAATCATGGTAG
- a CDS encoding TRAP transporter large permease, translating into MMVGSVFTIFMVTLIIGVPIGIAVAITSISASIINPALPADAVYVFRNMITAVDSYSLLAVPLFILSGNLMAQGGISKKLFNFFSYFIGNKTAGLPIATIITCLFYGAISGSGPATVAAVGAMTIPLLIELGYDKKFVVAMVATAGGLGVIIPPSIPFIIYGLSSGESVGSLFIAGVLPGLLIGLCLMSYAFYYCKKNGEDKNKLNKNFNELRSRGFFGILGDSFWALLTPIIILGGIYSGVVTPTEAANISVIYALIISLFVYKSLKFSDLKSIMKVTITTAAPVLLVVSTATVFGRVLTLMQAPQQIATSIMATFSSKVAIMLVINVFLLFVGMVMETLAAILILTPIFLPIITTLGITPIHFGVIMVVNLAIGFVTPPVGMNLYVASSMTGISVMDIGKKAIPFIIAFFISLMAITFIPEVSLSLIK; encoded by the coding sequence ATCATGGTAGGGTCAGTATTTACAATATTTATGGTGACATTAATAATCGGAGTTCCAATAGGTATTGCAGTTGCAATAACTTCAATATCAGCCTCTATAATAAATCCGGCTCTTCCGGCAGATGCGGTATACGTTTTCAGAAATATGATTACTGCAGTTGACTCTTATTCCTTGCTTGCTGTCCCATTGTTTATACTATCAGGAAATTTAATGGCGCAAGGGGGAATTTCAAAAAAATTATTTAATTTCTTCTCATATTTTATCGGAAATAAAACTGCAGGTCTTCCTATAGCAACTATTATAACATGCTTGTTTTATGGAGCCATATCGGGTTCTGGACCTGCAACGGTTGCTGCAGTTGGTGCTATGACAATTCCTCTATTAATAGAGTTAGGCTATGATAAGAAGTTTGTTGTTGCAATGGTTGCAACAGCTGGAGGATTAGGAGTTATAATCCCACCAAGTATTCCATTCATAATTTATGGACTTTCTTCAGGTGAATCTGTAGGTTCATTGTTTATTGCCGGAGTTTTGCCTGGGCTTCTTATTGGATTATGCTTAATGTCATATGCTTTCTATTATTGCAAGAAAAATGGTGAAGACAAGAATAAGCTTAACAAAAACTTTAATGAACTTAGAAGCAGAGGCTTTTTTGGAATATTAGGTGACAGCTTCTGGGCTTTACTAACTCCCATAATTATATTGGGAGGGATATACAGCGGTGTAGTAACTCCAACGGAAGCGGCAAATATCTCAGTTATATATGCTTTAATTATAAGCTTGTTTGTGTATAAAAGCTTAAAGTTCAGCGATTTAAAATCTATTATGAAAGTTACCATTACTACAGCGGCACCTGTGTTACTAGTCGTTTCAACTGCTACAGTATTTGGACGTGTTCTCACATTAATGCAGGCACCTCAACAGATAGCAACAAGTATAATGGCTACTTTTTCATCTAAAGTGGCGATTATGCTTGTGATAAATGTTTTCTTATTATTTGTTGGGATGGTTATGGAAACACTGGCAGCTATATTAATTTTAACTCCAATTTTCCTGCCTATTATAACAACTTTAGGAATCACTCCAATTCATTTTGGTGTAATAATGGTTGTTAATCTTGCAATAGGTTTTGTAACACCTCCTGTTGGAATGAACTTATATGTTGCAAGTTCTATGACTGGAATTTCGGTAATGGATATAGGGAAGAAAGCTATACCGTTTATAATTGCATTTTTTATATCGCTGATGGCTATTACATTTATACCTGAGGTAAGTCTTAGCCTTATCAAATAG
- a CDS encoding C-terminal binding protein, with translation MSKFVVLDSQELAGSDFNIEKSILEAQGVECIIAECKTAEEVLEVAKDADGIGLVYVDMNRELIDQLENCKVIVRYGIGYDTIDVEAATERGIIVCNLPDYCQPDVATHTMALLLDINRKVTLLDRSCRRGNWSANEGYTTNRINGLTLGLVGFGSIARLFVKYMSGFNMDVIAYDPYLPDSFFEELNVKRVTLNELYSQADAISIHTPLTPETKHLINKETIAKMKDGVLIVNTARGPIINIHDLMEALKSGKVKAAGLDVVEIEPIFDSNADIYKLDNIIVNPHSAYNSAEASTEQHQKVAFSAIDVLVTGKMPYNAVNKKQLAQPAK, from the coding sequence ATGAGTAAATTTGTTGTTCTGGACAGTCAGGAACTGGCAGGAAGTGATTTTAACATTGAAAAAAGTATTTTGGAGGCACAAGGAGTTGAATGCATAATTGCTGAATGCAAAACTGCTGAAGAAGTTCTTGAGGTTGCTAAAGATGCTGACGGAATTGGACTGGTTTATGTAGATATGAACAGGGAGCTTATAGATCAGCTTGAAAATTGCAAGGTAATAGTACGTTATGGAATCGGTTACGATACTATAGATGTTGAAGCTGCAACGGAAAGAGGCATAATAGTATGTAATCTTCCTGACTACTGTCAGCCGGATGTTGCCACTCACACCATGGCATTATTATTGGATATAAACAGGAAGGTTACGCTGCTGGACAGATCATGTCGAAGAGGAAACTGGAGTGCTAATGAAGGATACACAACTAACAGAATTAATGGATTAACATTAGGTTTAGTTGGATTTGGAAGCATAGCAAGGTTATTTGTAAAATATATGAGTGGATTTAACATGGATGTAATAGCCTATGATCCTTATTTGCCTGACAGTTTTTTTGAAGAATTAAATGTAAAGCGTGTTACTCTAAATGAATTATATTCGCAAGCAGATGCAATTTCAATCCATACACCTCTTACTCCTGAAACTAAACATCTTATAAATAAAGAGACTATCGCAAAAATGAAGGATGGTGTATTGATAGTAAACACTGCAAGAGGTCCAATCATAAATATACATGATTTAATGGAAGCATTAAAAAGTGGAAAGGTTAAAGCTGCAGGGCTAGATGTTGTAGAAATAGAACCAATATTTGATTCGAATGCAGATATTTATAAACTTGACAACATTATAGTTAATCCACATAGCGCCTATAATTCTGCGGAAGCATCAACTGAACAACATCAAAAAGTTGCTTTTTCAGCAATTGATGTTTTAGTAACCGGCAAGATGCCATATAACGCTGTAAATAAAAAACAATTAGCGCAACCAGCTAAATAA
- a CDS encoding TRAP transporter substrate-binding protein: MKKFLAITISVVLLLGLLNGCSESSNSAVSNDTSDGTYTITLAHSTTEVTSFQRFATSFKEYAETNSGGKITVNIYPNAQLGGDREIIEGTQTGSITLIGSSAAPQVNFVPSAVINDLPFVFTDKEQARKVLSDLEYAAAISAEYEKAGFKYLGSSDQGFRALTSNKEVHAPADVQGMTLRTMENKYHMEVWKQIGANPTPLPFNELYTALQQGTVDAQENPIELIYSQKFYEQQDYIITTNHIYQPVSWIMNKAFYDSLPDDLKAVVDEGANKAIIEANKYQDDNLEKFRKEMEDYGVTVVELTPEELSAFSEKAKSAQEMIQADCEPAVYDAFMKALNK, translated from the coding sequence ATGAAAAAATTTTTAGCGATAACAATATCAGTAGTTTTGTTATTAGGTTTATTGAATGGATGTTCAGAAAGCTCTAACTCAGCTGTTTCAAATGATACGTCGGACGGAACCTACACAATAACTTTGGCTCATTCAACTACAGAAGTTACTTCATTTCAACGGTTTGCAACTTCATTCAAAGAATATGCTGAAACAAATTCCGGCGGAAAAATAACAGTCAACATTTATCCTAACGCACAACTTGGTGGTGACCGTGAAATAATTGAAGGAACTCAAACAGGCAGCATTACATTAATTGGGTCATCGGCTGCTCCACAGGTGAATTTTGTTCCATCAGCAGTTATTAACGACTTGCCATTTGTGTTTACTGATAAAGAACAGGCACGCAAAGTTTTAAGCGATTTGGAATATGCTGCTGCAATTTCAGCAGAATATGAAAAAGCTGGGTTTAAGTATTTAGGTTCATCTGATCAAGGGTTCAGAGCCCTTACTTCAAATAAAGAAGTGCATGCACCTGCAGATGTACAAGGAATGACATTGCGTACAATGGAGAATAAATATCATATGGAAGTATGGAAACAAATAGGTGCTAATCCGACTCCATTACCGTTCAATGAATTATATACTGCTTTGCAGCAAGGAACAGTTGATGCTCAGGAAAACCCAATAGAGCTTATATATTCTCAAAAGTTTTATGAACAACAGGATTATATAATTACAACTAACCACATTTATCAGCCTGTTTCTTGGATTATGAATAAAGCATTCTATGACAGTCTTCCTGACGATTTAAAAGCTGTTGTAGACGAAGGGGCTAATAAAGCTATAATTGAGGCAAATAAATATCAAGACGATAACCTTGAAAAGTTTAGAAAAGAAATGGAAGATTACGGAGTTACGGTTGTAGAGCTCACACCAGAGGAACTCTCAGCATTCTCTGAAAAGGCAAAAAGTGCACAAGAAATGATTCAGGCTGATTGTGAACCTGCAGTATATGATGCTTTTATGAAAGCTTTAAATAAATAA